A single region of the Gracilibacillus caseinilyticus genome encodes:
- a CDS encoding CTP synthase, giving the protein MTKYIFVTGGVVSSIGKGITAASLGRLLKNRGLKVTIQKFDPYINVDPGTMSPYQHGEVFVTDDGAETDLDLGHYERFIDINLNKYSNITTGKIYSTVIKKERRGDYLGGTVQVIPHITNEIKDKVFQAGKQTNADIVITEIGGTVGDIESLPFIEAIRQIKSNIGKENVMYIHCTLVPYIKAAGELKTKPTQHSVKELRSLGIQPDVIVLRTEHKISQEMKEKIALFCDINEKAVVESGDADTLYHVPLAMQEQKLDQLTCDHFGLDCQTADMTEWEQLVDRVLNLSKKVTIGLVGKYVELPDAYISVVEALKHAGFAHDADVDVKWINAEEIAVENVAAELADVDGLLVPGGFGDRGIEGKIEAIRYARENKLPFLGICLGMQLATVEFARHVLGLEGANSAEIDPNTPYPIIDLLPEQKDISDLGGTLRLGLYPCRLKDGTKTKAAYDNEDVVYERHRHRFEFNNQYRDQMEERGFIFSGTSPDEKLVETIELNDHPWFVASQFHPEFKSRPTRPQQLFHGFINATVNK; this is encoded by the coding sequence GTGACGAAATATATCTTTGTAACTGGTGGAGTAGTATCATCCATTGGTAAAGGAATCACAGCAGCATCATTAGGACGCCTGTTAAAAAACAGAGGCTTGAAAGTAACCATCCAGAAATTTGACCCCTACATCAATGTCGATCCTGGTACGATGAGCCCGTATCAGCACGGTGAAGTGTTTGTAACAGACGATGGCGCGGAGACAGACCTTGACCTTGGTCACTATGAGCGATTCATTGACATTAATTTAAATAAATACAGCAATATTACAACAGGTAAAATTTATTCTACTGTCATCAAGAAAGAACGTCGTGGCGATTATCTAGGTGGAACAGTCCAGGTTATCCCGCACATTACCAATGAAATTAAAGACAAAGTATTTCAAGCAGGTAAACAGACCAATGCCGATATCGTCATTACCGAAATTGGCGGTACGGTAGGGGACATCGAGTCATTACCATTTATCGAAGCCATTCGCCAAATCAAAAGCAATATCGGTAAAGAGAATGTAATGTACATCCATTGTACACTGGTACCATACATTAAAGCTGCCGGCGAATTAAAAACAAAGCCAACACAGCACAGTGTAAAAGAATTACGCTCTTTAGGTATTCAGCCTGATGTGATTGTGTTACGTACCGAGCACAAAATCAGCCAGGAAATGAAAGAAAAAATTGCTTTATTCTGTGATATTAATGAAAAAGCAGTAGTGGAATCTGGCGATGCGGATACACTTTACCATGTGCCGTTAGCGATGCAGGAACAAAAATTGGATCAATTAACGTGTGATCACTTTGGTCTGGATTGTCAAACAGCTGATATGACAGAGTGGGAGCAGCTTGTCGACCGCGTACTGAACTTATCGAAAAAAGTTACAATCGGCCTTGTAGGGAAGTATGTCGAGTTACCGGATGCATATATTTCGGTTGTTGAAGCATTAAAGCATGCCGGGTTTGCCCATGATGCAGATGTGGATGTGAAATGGATTAATGCAGAAGAAATAGCCGTAGAGAATGTTGCTGCAGAATTAGCGGATGTTGATGGTTTATTAGTACCAGGAGGATTCGGTGATCGTGGTATCGAAGGGAAAATTGAAGCCATTCGTTATGCCCGTGAAAACAAGCTGCCATTCCTCGGTATTTGCCTTGGTATGCAGTTAGCAACCGTTGAATTCGCCCGTCACGTCTTAGGATTAGAAGGTGCTAACTCAGCAGAGATTGATCCAAATACACCATATCCAATTATCGACCTTTTACCAGAACAAAAAGATATTTCTGACCTAGGTGGAACATTACGTCTAGGATTGTATCCTTGCCGATTAAAGGATGGCACCAAAACAAAAGCAGCATATGATAACGAAGATGTTGTCTATGAGCGTCACCGTCACCGTTTTGAATTTAATAATCAATACCGTGACCAAATGGAAGAGCGTGGTTTCATTTTCTCCGGGACAAGCCCAGACGAAAAACTGGTTGAAACCATTGAACTGAACGACCACCCTTGGTTCGTCGCATCCCAGTTCCACCCGGAATTCAAATCAAGACCAACAAGACCACAACAACTGTTCCATGGCTTCATCAACGCAACTGTGAATAAATAA
- the fba gene encoding class II fructose-1,6-bisphosphate aldolase: MPLVSMKEMLETANKNRYAVGQFNLNNLEYVQAILQAAEEEKSPVILGVSEGAGKYMGGFNVVVAMVKATMEAQGTTVPVAIHLDHGSSFESCAKAIHAGFTSVMIDASHDPFEENIAVTSKVVELAHFHGVSVEAELGTVGGNEDGVQGGIMYADADECKELVQRTGIDCLAPALGSVHGPYQGEPNLGFKEMEEINTIAGIPLVLHGGTGIPVKDIQKAISYGTSKINVNTENQIQQTKVVREVLEANPEMIDPRKYLGPGRDAIKETVISKMREFGSSNKA, translated from the coding sequence ATGCCATTAGTTTCAATGAAAGAAATGTTAGAGACTGCTAATAAGAATCGTTACGCGGTTGGGCAATTCAACCTTAACAACCTAGAATATGTACAAGCTATTCTTCAAGCAGCAGAAGAAGAAAAATCTCCAGTAATCTTGGGTGTATCTGAAGGTGCTGGGAAATACATGGGTGGTTTCAACGTTGTAGTAGCAATGGTTAAAGCTACAATGGAAGCACAAGGCACAACAGTTCCTGTAGCTATCCACTTAGATCATGGTTCAAGCTTCGAATCTTGTGCGAAAGCAATCCATGCAGGTTTCACTTCTGTTATGATTGACGCTTCACACGACCCATTCGAAGAAAACATCGCTGTTACTTCTAAAGTAGTAGAACTAGCACATTTCCACGGAGTTTCTGTAGAAGCAGAGCTTGGTACAGTTGGTGGTAATGAAGATGGCGTACAAGGTGGAATCATGTATGCAGATGCAGATGAATGTAAAGAGCTAGTTCAACGTACTGGTATTGACTGTCTTGCACCTGCACTAGGTTCTGTACACGGTCCTTATCAAGGTGAACCAAACTTAGGATTCAAAGAAATGGAAGAAATCAACACAATTGCTGGTATTCCATTAGTACTTCACGGTGGAACTGGTATCCCGGTAAAAGATATTCAAAAAGCCATTTCTTACGGAACTTCTAAAATCAATGTAAATACAGAAAACCAAATCCAACAAACTAAAGTGGTTCGTGAAGTGTTAGAAGCTAACCCAGAAATGATTGACCCACGTAAATATTTAGGACCTGGACGCGACGCAATCAAAGAAACAGTTATTTCTAAAATGCGCGAATTCGGTTCTTCTAATAAAGCATAA
- a CDS encoding UDP-N-acetylglucosamine 1-carboxyvinyltransferase has product MQKLLIEGGHLLNGKVRISGAKNSAVALLPASILADSKVIIEGLPDISDVETLSCLLEEIGGTVGRKGQTVHIDPAEMTAMPLPNGRVKKLRASYYFMGAMLGRFKEAVIGLPGGCYLGPRPIDQHIKGFEALGATVTNEQGAIYLRAKELTGARIYLDVVSVGATINIMLAAVKAKGRTVIENAAREPEIIDVATLLTSMGARIKGAGTDVIRIDGVEQLTGCMHTIIPDRIEAGTYTIMAAAQGEKVMIDNVIPQHLEPLLAKLREMGVKIEEGEEQLLIHRSDKLKCVDIKTLVHPGFPTDLQQPFTSLMTKAEGTGVVTDTIYQARFKHIDELRRMNAQIKVEGSSAIIQGPTPLEGAKVKASDLRAGASLIVAGLMANGITEITGLDHIDRGYANITEKLENLGAKVWREEMTEKEVQQFQNS; this is encoded by the coding sequence ATGCAAAAGTTGCTAATAGAGGGCGGCCATTTGTTAAATGGAAAAGTTCGGATCAGCGGGGCGAAGAATAGTGCGGTGGCGTTGTTACCAGCATCGATTTTGGCAGATTCGAAAGTAATTATTGAAGGTTTACCAGATATTTCAGATGTAGAAACATTAAGTTGTTTATTAGAAGAAATCGGAGGAACCGTTGGACGAAAAGGACAAACTGTTCATATTGATCCGGCTGAGATGACGGCCATGCCATTACCGAATGGACGGGTGAAGAAATTAAGAGCTTCTTATTATTTCATGGGTGCGATGCTAGGCAGATTTAAAGAAGCAGTTATTGGTTTACCTGGAGGCTGTTACCTGGGCCCAAGACCGATTGATCAGCATATTAAAGGTTTCGAAGCACTTGGTGCCACAGTGACCAATGAACAAGGTGCTATTTATTTGCGTGCCAAAGAATTGACTGGTGCCCGCATTTATCTTGACGTGGTCAGCGTTGGTGCGACCATTAATATTATGCTGGCAGCTGTGAAGGCAAAAGGTAGAACGGTTATCGAAAATGCAGCTAGAGAGCCGGAAATTATTGATGTAGCAACATTATTGACAAGCATGGGTGCAAGAATTAAAGGTGCGGGTACTGATGTGATCAGAATCGACGGCGTCGAGCAATTAACTGGTTGCATGCACACCATTATTCCTGACCGGATTGAAGCAGGTACCTATACGATCATGGCGGCAGCACAAGGCGAGAAAGTGATGATTGATAACGTGATCCCGCAGCACCTTGAACCATTGCTGGCAAAATTGCGTGAGATGGGCGTTAAGATTGAAGAAGGAGAAGAACAACTTTTAATTCATCGAAGTGATAAGCTTAAGTGTGTGGACATTAAGACGTTAGTTCATCCCGGCTTTCCAACGGATTTACAGCAGCCATTTACCTCACTAATGACAAAAGCAGAAGGTACGGGCGTTGTCACTGATACGATTTACCAGGCTAGATTTAAGCATATTGATGAATTGCGAAGGATGAATGCGCAAATTAAAGTAGAAGGCAGTTCCGCGATCATTCAAGGACCAACACCGCTAGAAGGCGCCAAAGTAAAAGCGAGTGACTTGCGCGCGGGTGCGTCATTGATTGTAGCTGGCCTGATGGCGAACGGCATAACAGAAATTACCGGTTTAGATCACATAGACCGCGGTTACGCCAACATCACCGAGAAATTAGAAAATCTCGGAGCCAAAGTATGGCGTGAGGAAATGACAGAAAAAGAAGTTCAGCAATTCCAAAATTCATAA
- a CDS encoding response regulator, whose product MNKTVLVVDDQIGIRLLLEEVIQQEGYQVELALNGKEALDKVKESKPDLMMLDYKLPIIDGSKLVKQLEEGGIIIPTIIMSGLPEKAKADVENLQSVKETIGKPFQLNDIRQLVNTMLSE is encoded by the coding sequence ATGAATAAAACAGTGTTAGTAGTAGATGATCAAATTGGAATACGCCTTTTATTAGAAGAGGTTATACAGCAAGAGGGCTATCAGGTTGAGTTAGCATTAAACGGAAAAGAAGCATTAGACAAAGTTAAAGAAAGTAAGCCTGATTTAATGATGCTAGACTACAAACTGCCGATTATTGATGGATCAAAATTAGTGAAACAATTAGAGGAAGGCGGGATCATCATTCCAACGATTATCATGAGTGGTCTGCCGGAAAAAGCCAAAGCAGATGTGGAAAACCTCCAATCCGTCAAGGAAACGATTGGGAAGCCGTTTCAATTGAATGATATTCGTCAATTAGTTAATACAATGCTAAGTGAATAA